A part of Oryctolagus cuniculus chromosome 15, mOryCun1.1, whole genome shotgun sequence genomic DNA contains:
- the LOC127484096 gene encoding zinc finger protein 268-like, with translation MLTRSVLLQVMLTFEDLAVYFTWEEWQNMNKAQKILYRDVMLETYSSLLSLGNCITKPDLIFKLEQEAEPWMVNECLNQSLPVAMKSDDIIRTNKKIQEKKFNNMAEKPYECNDCGKAFGSKSALMKHQRIHTGEKPYECNVCGKAFGQKSHLTVHQRIHTGEKPYECKDCGKVFGYKSLLITHQRIHTGEKPYECNACGKAFARKSQLMSHQKIHMAEKPYECNDCDKAFGSKSALMKHQRIHTGEKPYECNACGKAFGWMSALIEHQRIHTGEKPYECNDCGKTFNRKSHLISHQRIHTGEKPYECNGCGKAFGQKSYLRVHQRIHTRDKAYECNDCGIAFGLKSDLIKHQRIHTGEKPYECKDCGKVFGYKSLLITHQRIHTGEKPYECNACGKAFARKSQLMSHQKIHMAEKPYECKDCRKVFGYKSQLMTHQRIHTGEKPYKCNDCGKAFGSKSQLIIHQRIHTGEKPYECNDCGKAFGQKSNLISHQRIHTGEKPYECNDCGKVFSHKSELIAHQRIHTGEKPYKCNDCGKAFSKKSHLVIHQKIHTGEKSYECNACGKAFAQKSHLIIHQRIHTGEKPYECNDCGKAFSLKSHLMIHQRIHTGEKPYECKDCRKAFGQKSHLKVHQRIHTGEKPYECNVCGKAFGSKSQLIIHQRIHSG, from the exons ATGTTGACCAGAAGTGTTCTATTACAGGTGATGCTaacatttgaagacctggctgtttactttacctgggaggaatggcagaacatgaacaaAGCTCAGAAAATtctgtacagggatgtgatgttggagacctacagcagcctgctctccttgg ggAACTGCATTACCAAACCTGATTTGATCTTTAAGTTGGAGCAAGaagcagagccatggatggtgAATGAGTGCCTAAATCAGAGCCTTCCAG ttgcCATGAAAAGTGATGACATAATTAGGACCAAcaagaaaattcaagaaaaaaaatttaataacatggcagagaaaccttatgaatgtaatgactgtggcaaAGCCTTTGGCTCTAAGTCAGCACTCatgaaacatcagagaattcacacaggagagaaaccatATGAATGTAATGtctgtggaaaagcttttggccaaAAGTCACATCTCAcagtgcatcagagaattcacacaggagagaaaccttatgaatgtaaggACTGTGGAAAAGTCTTTGGCTATAAGTCACTACTCATAACCCATCAGAGGatacacacaggagagaaaccttatgaatgcaatgcctgtggaaaagccttcGCCCGTAAGTCACAACTCatgtcacatcagaaaattcacatggcagagaaaccttatgaatgtaatgactgtgacAAAGCCTTTGGCTCTAAGTCAGCACTCatgaaacatcagagaattcacacaggagagaaaccttatgaatgtaatgcctgtggaaaagcctttggctggATGTCAGCACTCATcgaacatcagagaattcacacaggggagaaaccttatgaatgtaatgactgtggaaaaaccttcaACCGTAAGTCACATCTCATaagtcatcagagaattcacacaggagagaaaccttatgaatgcaatggctgtggaaaagccttcGGCCAGAAGTCATATCTCAgagtgcatcagagaattcacacacgGGACAAagcttatgaatgtaatgactgtgggataGCTTTTGGCTTgaagtcagacctcatcaaacatcagagaattcacacaggagagaaaccttatgaatgtaaggACTGTGGAAAAGTCTTTGGCTATAAGTCACTACTCATAACCCATCAGAGGatacacacaggagagaaaccttatgaatgcaatgcctgtggaaaagccttcGCCCGTAAGTCACAACTCatgtcacatcagaaaattcacatggcagagaaaccttatgaatgtaaggACTGTAGAAAAGTCTTTGGCTATAAGTCACAACTCATGacccatcagagaattcacacaggagagaaaccttataaatgtaatgactgtggaaaagcctttggctcaAAGTCACAACTCAtaatacatcagagaattcacacaggggagaaaccttatgaatgtaatgactgtggaaaagcttttggccagaagTCAAATCTCATaagtcatcagagaattcacacaggagagaaaccttatgaatgtaatgactgtggaaaagtctTCAGCCATAAGTCAGAACTCATAgcccatcagagaattcacacaggggagaaaccttataaatgcaatgactgtggaaaagccttttccaagaagtcacaTCTTGTaatccatcagaaaattcacacaggagagaaatcttatgaatgcaatgcctgtggaaaagcctttgcccagaagtcacatctcataattcatcaaagaattcacacaggggagaaaccttatgagtgtaatgactgtggaaaagccttcagcCTTAAATCACATCTCATgatccatcagagaattcacacaggggagaaaccttatgaatgtaaagaCTGTAGAAAAGCCTTTGGGCAAAAGTCACATCTCAAGgtccatcagagaattcacacaggggagaaaccttatgaatgtaatgtctgtggaaaagcctttggctcaAAGTCACAACTCAtaatacatcagagaattcactcAGGGTAG